Within Alcaligenes sp. SDU_A2, the genomic segment CAACGAGATCCTGAACGAGTTGCGCGGCGAGCGCACAGGCATCCGGTATCGTCTGACTGATCCGGTTCAGGTACAGGTTGCCCGGGTGGACCTGGAGGCACGCCGCATCGAGTTCCGTCTGGTCAAAGGCACGGGCTATAAAGCCCTGAAAGCGGCAGAGTCGGCTCCCGAGCAGCCCGAGCGCCATATTAAAAAAGCGGCGACGGCCAAACCCGAAGCCTTGAAGGGAACTACCGCATCGCAGCGGCGCGCCACCTTAAAGCAAGCCGGCCGCGACGAAAAGCGGGCTGTCGAGAAGAGTGCCAAGTCGGCCAAGACGGCACGCAGTCCTAGAGGACGGCGTCGATAAGCGTACAATACGGGGCCGGGTGCAGATCCGGCCCTGTCATTGTTTTCTTGTCTCTTCAAGGATTGTTATGCCCCAGCAGGTTTTGGCCGGTTTTCATGCCGTTGCAGCCCGAGTCCGTCATAGCGCTGCGTCGGTGCGCGAGGTCTATGTCGATGAAACCCGGCGCGACAAGCGCATGCTGTCCTTCATCGATCAGATTAAGCAGGCCGGCCTGAAAGTCATTCCCGTACAGGCGGAGCGGCTCAATGGTCTGTGCAAGGGCACACGTCATCAAGGCGTGGTGGCGTTGGCCGACGAGCAGGAATTAGCCGTTGACGTCAATGAGCTGCTGGACGATCTGGAAGAGGCGGGTCAGGTGCCGTTTTTGTTGATTCTGGATGGCGTTACCGATCCGCACAATCTGGGGGCGTGTCTGCGTACGGCTAATGCGGCCGGGGCGCATGCGGTCATTGCGCCGCGCGATCGCGCGGTGGGGCTCAATGCCACGGTGTCGCGGGTGGCGTGCGGCGGTGCCGAATCCACGCCGTATATTACCGTCACCAATCTGGCGCGTACCATGCGTCAATTGCGTGAGCGCGATGTCTGGCTGGTCGGCACGGATGACCAGGCTACGCATTCCATGCATCAAGTCGATGCGCGCCGTCCCATGGCCTGGGTCATGGGAGCAGAAGGCGAAGGTATGCGCCGCCTGACCCGCGAAACGTGCGACGAATTAGTGTCCATTCCCATGATGGGAGCGGTTGAAAGCTTGAACGTCAGCGTGGCCAGTGCGGTCTGCTTGTACGAAACCCTTAGGCAACGTGGTGCGGCGTAAGGAGCTTCATTTGCTAAATTACTTATTTGTATAAAAAACTCGGCCTTAGCATCTATGCTTCGCAAGATAATAGATGATCGGCTGCCCTAAACGCGAAGCCAAGGCTTCGCGTTTTTTCATGCGGCGCATGCAACTTCAGGCTTTGCTTATCACTATGGACGAAAACGGCTTTACCACCTCCACCCTGCATTCGGATCGCAGGCTGGGCACGCAGCACGGCGCGATTCATCAACCCTTGCATCCATCCACCGAATACGGGTTTTCCGATGCTCGCGAACTGGCGGCCGTCTTTCAGGGCAAAGCCGGCTTTACGTATTCCCGCCAGGGGACACCGACGACCACCGCCTTGGAAGCCAAAGTAACGCGTATGGAGCAGGGAACCGGCAGTGTCAGCTTTGCCACTGGCATGGCGGCCTTGACGGCTACTTTTTTTACCCTGTTGCGGCAGGGCGATCATCTGATTGCCAGTAAGTATATTTTCGGCAATACCAATAGTTTGCTGGGTACTTTGCGGGACTTGGGTGTGGAAGTGACGGTGGTCGATGCCACCGATGTGGCCCAGGTGCAAGCGGCGCGCCAGCCCAATACGCGCATGGTCTTTGTCGAGACCATCGCCAATCCGGGCACGCAAATCGCCGACCTGTATCGTATCGGTCAGTGGTGTGGCGAACAGGGCCTGGTCTATGTGGTCGATGCCACCTTGTCTACGCCATATCTGCGTCCCGGGCGCGACTATCAGGCCTCGTTGGTCATCAATTCTTTATCCAAGCATATCGGTGGTCATGGCAATGGGCTGGGTGGGATGGTTACGGACACGGGCTTGTTCGACTGGAGCCATTACCCCAATATTGCTCAGGTTTACCGCAACGGCAATCCCAGCTCCTGGGGGCTGACTCAGATCAAGAAAAAAGGTCTGCGCGATATGGGCGGCACCTTGTCCTCGGATGTGGCGCATCGTTTGGCCGTCGGGGCGGAAACGCTGGCCTTGCGCATGGAACGTATCTGTGCAAATGCCCTGGCGCTGGCGCGCTTTCTGCAGGCGCATCCACGTGTGCGCAAAGTGCAGTATCCCGGTTTGGACGATCACCCCCAGCATGCCCGCGCGGCGCAGATGTTTGGTGGGCGATTTGGAGGCCTGATGAGCGTAGTGCTGGCTGACGAGGTGGATGTCTTTGAGTTCCTGAACCGCTTGAAGGTATTCATTTTGGCGACGCACCTGGGCGATAATCGCAGCCTGGTCTTGCCGGTAGCCCACACGATTTATTACGAAATGGGGGCCGAGCAGCGTGCCGTTATGGGCATTGCCGATAATCAGTTGCGCATTTCGGTCGGCATCGAAGAGATTGCCGATTTGACCGGCGATTTTGCCCAGGCGCTGGAGCAGTCCTAAGGCAGGTTTTTAGTAAAGGCGACTGAGCGTCAGGCTGAGCAGGCGCAGAGCCTGGCGTATATCCGCGCTATCCAGGCGGGCGTAACCGAACAGCAAGTGTCGGGAGACGGACGGCTCGATCTCTGCGCTGGCGGCCTGGTCCAGCGGATAGAGCCGGATGCCGCGCCGCAAGGCCGCGTTGGCCACAGCCGCGGCATCGGGGCCGTGGCCGGGCAAGCGCAGGGCCAGGTGCATGCCGGCATTTTCCCCGCTGATGCTTTGGCTGCCCGGCCAGATCTGTTTCAGGCCTTGGATCAGTGTATTGCGTTGCTCCAGATAGCGTCGTCGCACCGTTTGCAGGTGGCGGGTGTAATCATATTCGTCGAAGTAGCGCGCCAGCACCGCCTGGGTCAGCCAGGGGGAGCCATTGTTCAGCAACGCCTTGCGTGCGATCAGGCCGGGAGTCAGGGCAGGCGGGCAGACCATGTAACCCAGACGCAGGCCTGGACCCAGGGTTTTAGAGAAAGAGCCCAGATAAATGACCTGCCGGGGGCTCATGGCGGCCAGGGGGGCAGGCAAGGCGGGGCCATAGCAGAAGTCGCCATCGTAGTCGTCCTCGATGATCAGCGCACCTTTGCGTGAGGCCCACTCCAACAGCTCCTGACGGCGTGCCGTGCTCATGGTGTGGCCTAGCGGATATTGATGGGATGGGGTGACGAAGGCCAGTTGTACCGGGTGCTCCGGTAGCAGGTCGGTGCGTAGGCCGTGTTCGTCCACGGGCACCGGATATGCTTGCGCCTGATGGCGATCCAGCAGGCGATAAAAACCGGTATAGCCTGGGGATTCGTGCACTGCGCCGGCATGTCTGTCCAGGAAATGAGAGGCGATGAGGCTGAGCGCCTCTTGGGTGCCTGCCGTGATGATGATGTGTTCCGGGTCGGCCTTGATGCCTTTGCTGCCCGACAGATAGTCCGCGATTTGCAGGCGCAGGCCCCATAGGCCTTCGGGGGGCGTGTAGTCGGCCATGGCGGCACCGGCATGGCGTAGCAACTGGTTGGACAGATGGATGAAGGCGCGCAGCGGAAAGGCATGTACCGAAGGCCGGCCGACCTTGAAGTCGAACCGCACCGGCAGAGAGGGCGGAGGCACATGGACGCCGCTGGCGCGGGCGCGGTTCACCGAGCGGGTCGAAAAACCGGCGGGCGCATCCAGTACAAAATCCGGGATGGCTCGTTTACCGTTGCGGCCGTGTCGCGGCGTGACAAAATAGCCCCGGCTTGGTTCGCTGTGGATCAGGTTCGAGTCGATCAGCAGTTCGTAGGCACCCAGTACGGTGTTCTTGGACACCTGCAGCAGCGAAGCCAGTCGGGTAATGGAAGGCAGGCGGTTGCCGTCCTGTAAACGACCCGAACAGATGAGCGTTTCGATCTGGCGGGCAATCTGCTGTTTGTAAGGCCGGTCGCGGGCATGGGTCAGGGTGATGGGCAAGGAAAACATGGCTTGGGTCGGTGTAAAGGGCGGCCGTCTGCAATCCAGCCATACCCGCGCACTATAGGTGCTGATCCCTATTTATACCTTGCGTTTTATCAAATTGTGTTTCGTTCGTGATAAATTTGTCTCACTTGCAAACGCTCCGTTTTTGCTATCGAAACATTTGTCGATATGCACCCTGATCATTATTTTTATCTGGATGAAACCATATCCAGACAATGATCGGTATCCGTACCTTTTCTACTAAAAATCACAATCGTTATAGTGTGGAGAGCCTTGCTCTTCTGCAAGGTGATCGTAGGGAGGTACTAAGATGTATAGAAAAATCATGACTCTGGCCGTCCTGTCCACAGGGGTTGCCTCGGCAATGGCCGCGACCAGCGAAGAAAAGCTGCGGGTCGAGCATTTGTTCCAACAAAATTGCGCCGTCTGTCACGGTGCGGATCGGGGTGGCTATGTGGCCCCGGCCCTGACCAGCGATCGCCTGGTGCAAAGCGAGATCGCCTTGCGCGGCACCATCATGACCGGTATTCCGGACACGCTCATGCCGCCGTTCGCCGGCCGTCTGTCCGACCCCGATATCCGCGCGTTGGCGCAGCTCATCAAGAACGAGCCGGCCGCCGATCTGAAATGGGGCATGGACGAAATCCGCGCCAGCGTAAAAGTCCTGGTGGACGAATCCACGCTGCCTGCCAAACCCAATTACGCCATTGATACGGTTTACGACCTGATGGTCATCATGGCGCGTGGCCGTTATGGCCGGGGCGACGAAGGCAACCATGCGCGCACGGTCTTTCTCAACGGCAAGACCAATCAGGTAGTCGGCGAGATCGCCACGCCCAGCGCGCCCCATATCATGGACTTCAGCCCCACCCACGAACGCTGGGCCTGGCTCAAGAGCGATGACGGTCACGTCTATAAAATCGATCTTTATACCCTGCAGATCGTGCGCCAGGCCAAGGTCGGCCTGACCGGACCGGGCATTGCTGTTTCCAAAGATGGCAAGTGGCTGGCCATCAGCTCCTTCGTGCCGCGCAGCGTAGCCATCCTCAAGGCCGACACGCTGGAGCCGGTCAAGTACATGGACCTGGAGGGCGAGGACCCGGACGGCAAGTTCGTCAAATCGGCCGGTGGTCCCGTCATCGGCAGCCGTATCAACAACAAGTTCGCGCTTACCCTGCGCCAGGCAGGCCAGATCTGGATCATCGATCCCGACAAGCCCGGCATGCCGGTCACCAAACTGACCAAAGTAGGGCGCATGCTGCACGACACTTTCCTGACACCGGACGGGCGTTATTCCATGGTGGCCTCGTACGACGATAACAAGTATGTGGCCATAGACCTGAAAGACGACAAGGTGGTGCGCGACATCCCGGCCGGATGCCAGCCGCATGCCGGCTCCGGTGCCGTTACCGAGGTTAACGGCCGCATGCTGGCCTTTGGCACCAATATGGGCACTTGCAAAAAAGGGTCGGTGGTCACGGTCTGGGATACCAAGGACTTTTCCGTGGTCAAGCAGATTCCGGTGGCCGGGGCCACCGAATCGCCGGCCGCGCATCCGAATGCCCCCTATGTGGCCGTGGACATCATCGATAAGGACAAGCGCGCCGCCTGGATTCAACTGATAGACAAAAACACCTTGGAAGTCGTCAAAACCCTGGACGTGGGCGGGCATGCCTTCTTTCCGAACTACAACCGCAACGGCGACTATCTCTATGTCAGCTCGGGATATTGGGGAGACCGCCTCAAGATCTACGACAGCCGCTCTCTGGAACTGGTGGCCGAGCACAAAATGGAAAGTCCCTCCGGGATTTTTTCGCGGGCCAGAACACGTTGGCTGACCATCGGCCAGCCTGAAACCCAGAAATACTGATCAAGGGAAAAACCATGAAATGGATTTTTAGAATGGCAGCCCTGTTGTGCGGCCTTGGAATGGCGCAGGCCGCAGGGGCCGATACGACGGCGGCGCTGGTCGGCAAGACACCGCAGTCGGATCTTTCTGTGCAAACGTCGGCTTTGTTGCCTTTGTGTGCGTCATGTCACGGTGTGGATGGCATCAGCAGTGTGGGCCTGTATCCGAATCTGGCTGGTCAGAAGGCCGATTACATCGTCAAGCAATTGCAGGCCTTCAAGACCCGGGAACGCAATGATCCGGTCATGAGCTCCATGGCCGAACCCCTAAGCGACGACACCATACACGAGCTGGCAAAGTACTTTGCCGGTTTGAAGTAAATCCAATCGCGGCGTCGCTTAGCCGACGCCGCAAGGCTCACTCATGAATTTGTTTCCTTTGTTTTTCAATCTTACCGGTCGGGCCGTCATGGTTGTTGGGGGCGGTATGGTCGCCGAGCGCAAAGTGCGGTTGTTGTTGCGTGCCGGAGCCGATGTCACGGTAGTGGCACCGCAGCAAACGCCCTGGTTGGTGGCCAGCGCCCAGGCCGGGGTTCTGCGCAGTATTGTGGCCTGTTTCTCGCCTGCTCAATTAGGGCCATGCTGCTTGGTGGTCGCCGCAACGGGCCGGCGCAATGTTAATCAGGTGGTTGCAGAAATAGCCCATCAGCGTTGCATACCCTGCAATGTCGTCGACGATGCGCAGCTTTCCTCGGTGCAGGTGCCGGCCATTGTCGATCGTTCGCCTTTGATGGTGGCCGTGTCGTCGGCGGGTTCGGCACCTGTGCTGGCGCGGCGTGTCAGGGAGCGTATCGAAAGCGTGCTGGAAGAGTCTTTGGGCGATCTGGCGGCACTGGCGGCCAGCCACCGACCGGACATCAAAAAAGCCTTTCCCGATGTACGTGCCCGGCGCTTCTTTTTCGATTGGTTGTTGGGCAGTCAGGTGCAGACGCTGTTGGCCAGCGGCCAGACCGACGAGGCGGCTGCCATGCTGAAATCCGCCTTGCGCTGCGGCATGCAGGACAAGGCGGTGCGGGTCAGTATTGTCTGCATAGCTGATTTGCCTGCGGCTGACCTGCTGACCTTGCGCGCGCTACGCGTTCTGAATCAAGCAGATTGGGTTCTGTATTTGCCGCAGACCTTGCCCACGATTTTGGATAAAGTCAGGCGCGATGCCGGCTTGCAGGCATTGGATGAGCTAGGTGCTGTTTTACACGACGACTTCCTGAACCCCGAGTTCTGGGGCCGCCTGCGCCCGCTCTGGGCCAATAAGGAGCGCGTCGTGATTGTCTGGCGATCTGACTGGGATGCGCAGGCCTTGGTCGACGTGTTCCGGCAGATGGGCGTAAGCTGCGCCATCATTTAAGTACAGCGGCACGTTTTCAGCACAATACGGTAAGCCTGCGTGCTTGCAGGCAAGTGCCAAGCGTGTTGCAGACCCTCGGAACGTCGAGGGTTTGTTGTCTAGCGTTTTGCGGCATGCACAATTGATGTCCATGCGCAGTTATGGGGAGGAGCACGGGGCTTGGATTTCCTGATCGCTTAAATAGCAGCCGGGATCTTCGGCCCACAGGTCGTCACTGGTTTTTTGCGCGCGTGTGCGCGTGTTGCCGTTGCAGATAGGCAGGTAGTGGCATTGGGCGCAACGCCCTTTGACCGGACGGGGGTGTTGCCGCAGCAAGTTCAACAGCGGTTCGGACGAATCGGCCCAGATGCTGGAAAAGGGGCGGGATAGCACATTGCCCAGAGAATAGTGCCACCACATGGTGTCGGGGTGGACATTGCCGCGATTATCGATATTCGCGACGTTGACCCCGCTGGCATTGCCTCCCCAGTGCAACAGCTTGGCGTGGATACGGTCGGCGTGTTCGGGGAAACGACGTCGCACCCAGTGCAGAAAGAATACGCCATCGGCATCGTTGTTTCCGGAGGTAAATTCTTTGGGCTGGCCTGCGAGTCGGTAGGCCATGCAAGCCTCGAAGACGTGCTCCATCGCTTGCCGGGTCATGTGGTGATGACTGGCCTGTTTACGATTGCGCGCTCCACGGCCGGCATAGTTCAGGTGCGAAAGATAAAAGCGGTCTATGCCTTCCTGGCCCAGCAGTTGGAGGAGGGCGGGCAGGTCGGCCGCATTTTCTTGGGTCAGGGTAAAGCGTATGCCGACTTTCAGACCGCGATCTCTGCATAGTCGCAGCCCTTCCAGGGATGCGGCATAGGCACCTGCCTGGCCGCGAATGCGATCGTGTCGCTCTTGAAGACCGTCCAGTGAGACGCCGATGTAGCCCAGGCCGCAGGCGGCCAGGGCATCGATGTTGCTTGCGTTGATCAAGGTGCCGTTGGAGGACAGGCCTACGTACATGCCCAGTGCTCCCGCGTGGCGGGCAATATCGAATATGTCGGGGCGTAGCAGCGGTTCGCCGCCGGACAGGATGACGGCGCGTACGCCAAAGGCGTGCAGGTCGTCCAGAACAGCACAGACCTGTGTAAAAGACAGTTCGCCGGGGAAGTCTTTGTCGGTAGACGCGGAATAGCAGTGGCTGCAATGCAGATTGCAACGACGGATCAGATTCCAGATGACGACTGGGCCGGTGCGCGTGGCGGTGGGCGGGGTAGGGCGTTGCAGCTCGGCGATGAAGTTGGAAATGCGGAACATCGTCAATTACTCCGGATGCGCAGGCCTGTCTTTTTAAGGATGGCACTGGAGAACAGAACATCGCGCGATTTGAGCGCGCCCGGCAGCTTGGACTGCAGCAGTTCGGCTATGTCATCCGCTTGCTTGAGCACGGCGGCGCGATGGGTGCCATGCAACATGGTGAACAGGTTGTAAGGCCAGAGTGGCAGATGACGCGGGCGGCGATAGCAGTGGCTGACCTGGGGGAGCGCACCGAGCAGGATGCCGGCTTGATCGATCTGGTGGTCGTCTATATTCCAGACGCACATGCCGTTGGCAAGGTAACCCAGGGCATAGTGATTGGGGACGGCCGCAATGCGCCGTATAAGGCCTTTTGCCAGCATGGCATTCATGCGTTCCAGTACGTCTGCGGGAGCCATCTTCAGGTGTAGGGCCAGCGCGTGATAGGGCCTGGGCTCCAGGGGCAGGCCGTCCTGGGTGGCATGGATAAGCGCGGCGTCGGCCGGATCAAGGGGCGAGGTGGCCATAGTCAGATTTCCAGGTACATGTTTACGTAGTATTCGCGCTCTTTGGGGAAGGCCAGCACGGCAAGCGCAGTTTCGTGTTCTATTGCCGCGATGCAGTCGTGAACGGCGTTTGCGGACGGCGTCGCCAACACAAACCACATGTTCAGATCATGATCGCGGCGATAGTTGTGGGCGACCTCGATATGGCGGTTGACGGCAGCCAGCACGGAATCCCAGCGAAGGTCTGGCACAGCCATGGCGGCCAGGCAATAGGCCCCACCCAAGGCTTCGGCGTTGAACAAGGGGCCAAAGCGACTAAGAACGCCCCTGGTGCGAAGCAAGGCAATGCGATGGATCAGTTCGGTTTCGTTTAGGCCCAGGTCTGGGGCGATCAGGGCGAAGGGATGCGGGCAGACGGGAAAGCCGCGCTGCAGCGTATTGATGATCCGCCGATCGGCCTCGTCCAGCGGCGCTATGTGCGTAGAAAAAGGGGTAGTGGGATTAGTCATGGCCAACGACGCGGGTAGGAATGCGCGCACCGCGCTGTTTGAAACAGTGAGATGAAAACAGGATGTCGTGTCTGAAGGCGTCCAAGCCCAGGTTTCGATTGATTTGCGCATGCTGGGACAGCACTTGTCTGCGGTCCTGGCCATGAATCATGCAAAAAAGGTTGTGTGGCCATTCGGGTGGGTGGGGGCGGCGTTGGTAGCAAAGGGTGACGCCCGGTTGTTGGCCCAGTTGGGTGCCGAGTTGATCGATCTGTGTGTCGGGGACCGTCCATACGCACATGGCATTGGCTTGGTAGCCAAGCGCGCGATGATGCAGCACGACGCCGAAACGGCGGAACAGACCCACGCGCAGCCAAGTGGCCACTTGCTTTAAAACCTGCTTTTCGGACAGGCCGGTAAGGCGGGCCAGTTCTTGAAAGGGTTCGGGCACCAGTGCCAGTCCATGCTGGACATGTTGCAGCAGCAGATGTTCCGGCGTATCGGCACAGGGCAGTCCGTCGCAGGCTTGCAGGCCCGCCGTTTTCTTTTCGGCAGGCGTCAGGCTGAATCCCAGGTCGATGTGGTAGGCCGCCAGCATGGGCAGACTGATCGGTGTCAGGCCGGTCAGACGGGCGATGTCGTTCAGTCGGGCGTGTAGAGTCGGAGTATCTGCGCAGGCCATCACGAACCAGAGATTGATGGGGTGTTCGCGCTCGTAGTTGTGATTGACTTCGGGCAGGGCGCTGATCTGGTCGGCCACCATTTGTAGACGGTGGGCAGGCACCTGCAGGGCGGCCAGCGTGCTGCTCATGCAGGCAGGGTTAAGGACTGGGCCGATGCGGCTGATCTGCTGGAGGGTCGTCCAGTGTTGAAAATGCTCCAGCACGGCGTGTTCGCCCAGTCCTACGCTAAGCCCTAAGCTGCGGAAAGGACGGGACACCAGCGGAAAGCCGTGTTGCCAGGCGTTGAGCAGGCGAAAAGCTGAAGGCGATAGGTCAGAAACCAATGCGATTGCTCCTGTGCGTGAAGAAGATGCCACTGGGTCTGGGGATGGACAGGGTGTTGATCAGGGCCAGACTGCGGGTGTCGTAAATGGTGACCGTATTGTCGTCGCGTGCCGATATCCAGACGGCTTCACCCCGCGGAGTGAACTCCATGTGCAGGACCGCCTTGCCGGGCGAAAGAGTGTGGGTGACTTGCAGGGTGTCCACATCGATGATCTGTACTTTGTCGTTGTCCGGGAAGGCGAAATTGACCCAGATTCGACGGCCGTCGGGCTGGGCCATGACAAAGACGGGTTGACCCAGAACAGGAATACGGTTGCTTTCCGTCCAGGAGCCGGTGTGGGCGACGAGCACTTCGTGGCGGCCTATGGCGGGCAGGAACAGGCGTTGTCCCGCTACCGACCAGCCCCGTAGATGGGGCATTTTGAAAACCGGCAGGGGTTGCTCTCCTTTGCCGTAGCCGGGGAGGATTTTTTGCGTACCGTTTTCTGGGTGCCAGAGGTCCAGCATGGCCAGTGCATCTTCACCGAACAGACCGGCGATATAGTGGCGGCCATCGGGGGTGACCATGGCGTCGTAGGGCTGGCGGCCTGCATGGAAACGCTGTGTCTTGGGCTGCCGGGGGTCGGACAGGTCGGTAAGCCAGATTTCACCGGCCTCGAACAGCGAATAGGCGAATTTCTGGCCGGGCAGGTCGGCCAGTCCTACGACCTTGGCGCGTTTTCCTGGGGCATATTCGGCTGGGACTTCGCTGATGAAGTCCAAGGTATCCGCATCGAAAACCTTGATGCCGCCCGGTTCGTAGTTCTGCACGACGATCAGGCGGCCATCTTGGGAAATGGAGCCGCCGATGGCGTTGCCCGACTGCATGATTCGATGCACCAGGCGATGGCGCAGCAGGTCGACCTTGCTCAGTCCGCCGTCGCGGCCGAAGACGTAGCCATAGCGGCCATCGCGGGAGTAGGTGACGTGGGCGTGAGAGAGGTCCCCCAGGCCGTGGATACGCGCCAATTGGCGGCGTCGGCTGGTTTCCACCACGGCGACGCTACCCGAACTGCGTTCGATGACCAGCCCCAGGTCGTTGGTGCCACGGGGTAAGGGGGCGCAGGCGCTGAGCAGCAGGGCGGCCAGCAAGAGAGCGGATGATTTCATGGTTGACCGGATGGTGGGTTGAGCAGGAGATCGGCCAGCCACAGGGCTTCGGCCGGTTGTATGAAGGCCTGCCAGCCGGGCATGGCCGTTCCCGGCCGGCCTTGCAAAATGACATGCGCAAGTTGTTCTATCGTGCGGCCGGTCAGGGCGGAATGGGTTAAGGCGGGCCCGAGTCCGCCATCCAGCTTGAGTCCGTGGCAGGAGCCGCATTCTTGACGCAGGAGGTGAGTCAGGATGCGCTGGCGTTCGGGGCTAGGTGGATTGGCCTGTGATAGGCAGGGAAGCAGCGCAAGCAGGATACAGAGCAGGCGCGTCGGCAGCGTCAGGGCTGTGGGCATGGCTGGACCTGATCGACAAAGCGGCTGACTAAGGACGTAGCGTAGTGGGGATGCAACTGCACCACCTTGCCGATGAGCAGCAGGGCCGGCGGCGTGAAGGCCTGAATGGCGCTGGGCAGGTCGGCCAGTGTGGTGAACCCCCATCGCTGGTTGCTTAGCGTGGCGTTCTGGACCAGGGCGACGGGGGTGTCGCCGGAGCGGCCATGCCCGAGCAAGGCATGGGCAATATGGCGTGTGTTGCTGACGGCCATGTAAAAGACCAGCGTGCAGCTGGGATCGGCCAGAGAAGACCAGTCCAGCGCCAGACTTTGCTTGTCGCGCAGATGTCCGGTAATGAAGCGCACGCTGGTGGCCAGGCCCCGATGGGTAAGGGGAATGCCCAGCGAAGCTGCGCAGCCAGTTGCGGCTGTGATGCCTGGAACGATTTCGGCGTGGATGTCGTGGCGGCGCAGGTACAGAAGCTCTTCGCCGCCACGGCCAAAAATGAAGGGGTCGCCGCCCTTCAGGCGGATGACACAGGAATGGTCGGAGGCCAGCATGCGTAGCGTGCGATGGATGGTTTCCTGCATGGACGCATTGCAGCCGGCGATCTTGCCCACGTCGTGCAGCTCGGCCTGGGGGTTGATGCAGTTCATGATGCCTTTGCCCACAAGGCGATCATGGACGACGGCTGTGGCGTTTTGGAGCAGGCGCAGTGCCCGCAATGTAAGTAGTTCGGGGTCGCCGGGACCGGCTCCGACCAGATAGACTTTGCCGTTCAATGCCGTGCTCCTTGGCAGTGGGACTGCGTGTTCAGAAAAAAAGCAGATAGAAAAATTGTAGGTGGCCGAAGGTGCCAAACATGGGTATGGATGGCGAGCCTGTGATGGGTGTGCTTTTGTTCTGGACTGTCGTGTTGCTTGCTGCGACGCGACATATGGTCAGCCGGCAAATAGCATATTTTCCGGATGGTGTTAAGGGCGGTATCCAAAAAAATGAAAAGACCCGCAAGAATTGTGAAAAGTGAGCAATGATGCGGGTTACAGACGTGTTTTTGCTTGACACGTCTTTTATTCATAGGCCTAATACGCGGTAGCCAGCCGGGCCGTCTTGACGCTCGGTTGCAAAGGCAGTCGGCGGTGCTTAGATTCCTGCCGTCTGCCCTGTTAATGTGGCAGTAACAGACCGGCGTCCGCTGGGGGGCCGGTTAAAATAATTTTCAGGGGTATTTTCTCAATGAATAAAACCGAGCTTATCGAATTCATTTCCACCAAAGCCGATCTGTCCAAGGCTGATGCCGGTCGTGCGCTGGATGCGTTTATCGATGCCGTGACCACCACGCTGAAAGACAAAGATACGGTTACTTTGGTTGGTTTCGGAACGTTTGACGTTTCCGAGCGCGCACCCCGCTCGGGTCGCAACCCACGCACTGGCGAAACCATTGAAATCGAAGGCGCTAACGTGCCTAAGTTCCGCCCAGGCAAAGCTCTGAAAGACGCCGTCAATTAATTTAAAAAATTTACGACGTAGGGCTTGCAAAAGATAATCTGTGATCCTATAATTCTTTTTCTTCACAGGAAGAGTGGCATCACGGAAATGGGTGCTTAGCTCAGCTGGTAGAGCGGCGCCCTTACAAGGCGTAGGTCGGGGGTTCGAACCCCTCAGCACCCACCATCTCTTTTGTGAATCCGATCAAGCACTTAGCGTACGCTAGGTGCTTTTTTTATGCCCGATTGATCGGTGTTGAAAGTGGTTTAGGAAAGGCTAAGCAACCGTAATTGGCTTGCTGCCAACTAGGCTACGCCCTGCCGTGTGGACGGCGACGGTTGCGGCACTGCTGCCCGCGAAATAAGGTATCCGTCTTATAGCGCGGGTACGAACCTG encodes:
- a CDS encoding precorrin-2 dehydrogenase/sirohydrochlorin ferrochelatase family protein — protein: MNLFPLFFNLTGRAVMVVGGGMVAERKVRLLLRAGADVTVVAPQQTPWLVASAQAGVLRSIVACFSPAQLGPCCLVVAATGRRNVNQVVAEIAHQRCIPCNVVDDAQLSSVQVPAIVDRSPLMVAVSSAGSAPVLARRVRERIESVLEESLGDLAALAASHRPDIKKAFPDVRARRFFFDWLLGSQVQTLLASGQTDEAAAMLKSALRCGMQDKAVRVSIVCIADLPAADLLTLRALRVLNQADWVLYLPQTLPTILDKVRRDAGLQALDELGAVLHDDFLNPEFWGRLRPLWANKERVVIVWRSDWDAQALVDVFRQMGVSCAII
- the nirJ gene encoding heme d1 biosynthesis radical SAM protein NirJ; this encodes MFRISNFIAELQRPTPPTATRTGPVVIWNLIRRCNLHCSHCYSASTDKDFPGELSFTQVCAVLDDLHAFGVRAVILSGGEPLLRPDIFDIARHAGALGMYVGLSSNGTLINASNIDALAACGLGYIGVSLDGLQERHDRIRGQAGAYAASLEGLRLCRDRGLKVGIRFTLTQENAADLPALLQLLGQEGIDRFYLSHLNYAGRGARNRKQASHHHMTRQAMEHVFEACMAYRLAGQPKEFTSGNNDADGVFFLHWVRRRFPEHADRIHAKLLHWGGNASGVNVANIDNRGNVHPDTMWWHYSLGNVLSRPFSSIWADSSEPLLNLLRQHPRPVKGRCAQCHYLPICNGNTRTRAQKTSDDLWAEDPGCYLSDQEIQAPCSSP
- the ahbB gene encoding siroheme decarboxylase subunit beta; translated protein: MATSPLDPADAALIHATQDGLPLEPRPYHALALHLKMAPADVLERMNAMLAKGLIRRIAAVPNHYALGYLANGMCVWNIDDHQIDQAGILLGALPQVSHCYRRPRHLPLWPYNLFTMLHGTHRAAVLKQADDIAELLQSKLPGALKSRDVLFSSAILKKTGLRIRSN
- a CDS encoding Lrp/AsnC family transcriptional regulator, with protein sequence MTNPTTPFSTHIAPLDEADRRIINTLQRGFPVCPHPFALIAPDLGLNETELIHRIALLRTRGVLSRFGPLFNAEALGGAYCLAAMAVPDLRWDSVLAAVNRHIEVAHNYRRDHDLNMWFVLATPSANAVHDCIAAIEHETALAVLAFPKEREYYVNMYLEI
- the ahbB gene encoding siroheme decarboxylase subunit beta, whose amino-acid sequence is MVSDLSPSAFRLLNAWQHGFPLVSRPFRSLGLSVGLGEHAVLEHFQHWTTLQQISRIGPVLNPACMSSTLAALQVPAHRLQMVADQISALPEVNHNYEREHPINLWFVMACADTPTLHARLNDIARLTGLTPISLPMLAAYHIDLGFSLTPAEKKTAGLQACDGLPCADTPEHLLLQHVQHGLALVPEPFQELARLTGLSEKQVLKQVATWLRVGLFRRFGVVLHHRALGYQANAMCVWTVPDTQIDQLGTQLGQQPGVTLCYQRRPHPPEWPHNLFCMIHGQDRRQVLSQHAQINRNLGLDAFRHDILFSSHCFKQRGARIPTRVVGHD
- a CDS encoding cytochrome D1 domain-containing protein, coding for MKSSALLLAALLLSACAPLPRGTNDLGLVIERSSGSVAVVETSRRRQLARIHGLGDLSHAHVTYSRDGRYGYVFGRDGGLSKVDLLRHRLVHRIMQSGNAIGGSISQDGRLIVVQNYEPGGIKVFDADTLDFISEVPAEYAPGKRAKVVGLADLPGQKFAYSLFEAGEIWLTDLSDPRQPKTQRFHAGRQPYDAMVTPDGRHYIAGLFGEDALAMLDLWHPENGTQKILPGYGKGEQPLPVFKMPHLRGWSVAGQRLFLPAIGRHEVLVAHTGSWTESNRIPVLGQPVFVMAQPDGRRIWVNFAFPDNDKVQIIDVDTLQVTHTLSPGKAVLHMEFTPRGEAVWISARDDNTVTIYDTRSLALINTLSIPRPSGIFFTHRSNRIGF